The Micromonospora sp. Llam0 genome includes a window with the following:
- a CDS encoding thiopeptide-type bacteriocin biosynthesis protein: MTAPTITATTTRTWVGLHCFAYWSPADLDTFLAVTVAPLLARLRADGAIADWFYIRYWEGGPHLRIRVRDPLPGVGDRLRAELAELAGQAPYEVFTMDSGNYYRRLGGSAARSAAGWHDHGDVREIPYRPETARYGGPQALLVAEDVFCRSSEIAARIVGAVPPGPARLSVAAELATATAAALGLDELGAARWLRGHAAGWRWQNEVAMLPAAAVQGQAARVLASQGAALRRRWDRTVARVDAQRTDAAADLAGERSPAGYWAQVVRAARDALEGPAAAGPADQRWRWVWGSQLHMLFNRLGILPDEERSVCWLVAGTALAPGGPADFFADGAAAADRRYHEASKFLPGMLQTQRPREAVSERSGTPFRFGGRPVPLPAGDPPRAALADVLRRRVSGRGRLTGPVTAEQLGTLVWSAHGVTHRSQVPLSNGDLYDYAHRPYPSAGAAYAARMRLIVRDVDGVAPGAYHVDDLDRQLWRLGPAPSVPELEASSMWFGADALDVGGIELAEVPALLGLYVQLGELRERYGMRALRFAVAEAGHLAQALSMVAAASGLALGMIGGFYDDVAHELLGLDGIDDVLVYLLPVGRFPGGAR, from the coding sequence GTGACCGCCCCGACCATCACCGCCACCACCACCCGCACCTGGGTGGGCCTGCACTGTTTCGCCTACTGGTCGCCGGCCGACCTGGACACTTTCCTGGCGGTGACCGTGGCGCCGCTGCTGGCCCGGCTGCGCGCCGACGGCGCGATCGCCGACTGGTTCTACATCCGCTACTGGGAGGGCGGGCCGCATCTGCGGATCCGAGTTCGGGACCCGCTGCCGGGCGTCGGCGACCGGTTGCGGGCGGAGCTGGCCGAACTCGCCGGCCAGGCGCCGTACGAGGTGTTCACCATGGACAGCGGCAACTACTACCGGCGGTTGGGTGGCAGCGCCGCCCGGTCGGCCGCCGGCTGGCACGACCACGGCGACGTCCGGGAGATCCCGTACCGGCCGGAGACCGCCCGGTACGGCGGACCGCAGGCACTGCTGGTCGCCGAGGACGTCTTCTGCCGGTCCAGCGAGATCGCCGCCCGGATCGTCGGCGCGGTCCCGCCCGGCCCGGCCCGGTTGTCCGTCGCCGCCGAGCTGGCCACCGCGACCGCCGCCGCGTTGGGCCTGGACGAGTTGGGTGCCGCCCGGTGGCTGCGTGGCCACGCAGCCGGTTGGCGGTGGCAGAACGAGGTGGCGATGCTGCCGGCCGCGGCGGTGCAGGGGCAGGCGGCCCGGGTACTGGCCAGCCAGGGTGCCGCGCTGCGCCGCCGGTGGGACCGGACGGTGGCCCGGGTCGACGCGCAGCGTACCGACGCCGCCGCCGACCTGGCGGGGGAGCGGTCGCCGGCCGGGTACTGGGCGCAGGTCGTCCGGGCCGCCCGGGACGCGTTGGAGGGGCCGGCCGCCGCCGGCCCGGCCGACCAGCGGTGGCGTTGGGTGTGGGGCTCCCAGCTGCACATGCTGTTCAACCGGCTGGGCATCCTGCCGGACGAGGAGCGGTCGGTGTGCTGGCTGGTCGCCGGGACCGCGCTGGCGCCGGGCGGGCCGGCGGACTTCTTCGCCGACGGGGCGGCGGCCGCCGACCGCCGCTACCACGAGGCGAGCAAGTTCCTGCCGGGAATGTTGCAGACGCAGAGGCCGCGCGAGGCCGTCTCGGAACGGAGCGGGACCCCGTTCCGGTTCGGCGGCCGGCCGGTTCCTCTGCCCGCCGGGGACCCGCCGCGTGCCGCGCTCGCTGATGTGCTGCGCCGGCGGGTCTCCGGTCGGGGGCGGCTGACCGGGCCGGTCACCGCCGAGCAGCTGGGCACCCTGGTGTGGAGCGCGCACGGGGTGACCCACCGCAGCCAGGTGCCGCTGTCCAACGGGGACCTGTACGACTACGCCCACCGCCCGTACCCGAGCGCCGGTGCGGCGTACGCGGCGCGGATGCGGCTGATCGTGCGCGACGTCGACGGCGTCGCCCCCGGCGCGTACCACGTCGACGACCTCGACCGGCAGCTGTGGCGGCTCGGGCCGGCCCCGTCGGTGCCGGAGCTGGAGGCGTCGTCGATGTGGTTCGGGGCGGACGCCCTCGACGTCGGCGGGATCGAACTGGCCGAGGTGCCGGCCCTGCTCGGGCTCTACGTGCAGCTGGGTGAGCTGCGGGAACGCTACGGGATGCGGGCGCTGCGGTTCGCGGTGGCGGAGGCGGGTCACCTGGCGCAGGCGCTGTCGATGGTGGCGGCGGCGAGCGGGCTGGCGCTCGGCATGATCGGCGGCTTCTACGACGACGTCGCCCACGAACTGCTCGGCCTGGACGGCATCGACGACGTGCTGGTCTA